One part of the Anaerolineae bacterium genome encodes these proteins:
- a CDS encoding ABC transporter permease: MLGVISEIVRLTLLFATPFLFASLGEVFAQRSGVLNLGVEGIMLMGAFFAIFVVSDKGLALSPWAGVLAALIVGGLMGLAMAFVSVTLKAQQGISGIGFTLFGQGMSSLLFKVLAGGVITVRGFQPITIPVLSGLPFFGTALFQHNILVYIAFALVPISVWVLNRTNFGLQVRAVGQNPAAADSVGVSVARVRYITVTLGGMMAGLAGASLSIAITNVFQENMTAGAGFIAVALVYFGAWSPWRVMGGALLFSAASILQNFVQIFNSLRGVTINIPPNLLIMVPYVLIIVVLIFARERKRVEPAALTKPFEREEG, from the coding sequence ATTCTGGGCGTTATCTCCGAGATTGTGCGGCTGACACTGCTCTTTGCCACGCCATTTCTGTTCGCCTCCCTGGGGGAAGTCTTTGCCCAGCGGTCAGGCGTGCTGAACCTGGGTGTGGAAGGCATCATGCTGATGGGGGCTTTTTTTGCCATCTTCGTCGTTTCCGACAAAGGGCTGGCCCTTTCGCCCTGGGCGGGCGTGCTGGCGGCGTTGATCGTCGGCGGCCTGATGGGGCTGGCGATGGCCTTTGTCAGTGTCACCCTTAAGGCTCAGCAGGGCATCAGCGGGATTGGCTTCACTCTATTCGGGCAGGGCATGTCCAGCCTGTTGTTCAAGGTGCTGGCCGGCGGTGTAATCACCGTCCGGGGTTTCCAGCCGATCACCATCCCGGTGCTGAGCGGTCTGCCGTTTTTCGGCACGGCCCTTTTTCAGCACAACATCCTGGTTTACATCGCCTTCGCCCTGGTACCGATCTCGGTCTGGGTGCTCAACCGCACCAACTTCGGGCTGCAGGTGCGCGCCGTCGGGCAGAACCCCGCCGCTGCCGACTCGGTAGGCGTCAGCGTGGCCCGCGTGCGCTACATCACCGTCACCCTGGGCGGGATGATGGCCGGGCTGGCGGGTGCGTCGCTATCGATCGCTATCACCAATGTCTTTCAGGAGAATATGACGGCTGGCGCAGGGTTCATCGCCGTGGCGCTGGTGTACTTCGGGGCGTGGTCGCCCTGGCGGGTGATGGGCGGGGCGCTGCTGTTCAGCGCGGCCAGCATCCTGCAGAACTTCGTTCAGATCTTCAACAGCCTGCGGGGCGTGACGATCAATATCCCCCCCAACCTGCTGATCATGGTCCCTTACGTGTTGATTATTGTCGTGTTGATCTTCGCGCGGGAGCGCAAGCGTGTGGAACCGGCGGCGCTGACCAAGCCATTCGAGCGTGAGGAGGGCTAG
- a CDS encoding ABC transporter permease, which translates to MLGGDPVATLAPLVAVLLALSVGAIILLALGKNPIEAYSAMLNGAFGDDRSLFRTLTRATPLLLVAIGICIAYRGGMINIGAEGQLFIGAISATAFSLALAGQLPGGLLAILTLIVGATAGATWGAVPGILKARFDVNEILSTVMMNEIAIQLLIYLLSGPMIDPEQVKLGTRVPQSSALPEDVWLGRLAPPSQIHIGLFVALAMAAIVYALLWRTTIGYRIRAVGENRDAARYAGISVPRYMALSLILSGALAGLAGAVEVTGVTHRMVEGFAVGYGFSGIVVALFGRLHPIGAVPSAILFGALLVGADRMQRTVQVPSATIVALQGLVVVFVVSSEIWVRRRSARRQVSAAEVTPVARQEASA; encoded by the coding sequence TTGTTGGGTGGCGACCCGGTGGCGACCCTGGCCCCGCTGGTCGCCGTGTTGCTGGCGCTTTCGGTAGGCGCGATCATCCTCCTGGCCCTTGGCAAGAACCCCATCGAAGCTTATAGCGCGATGCTGAATGGCGCCTTTGGCGACGACCGCAGCCTGTTCCGCACGCTAACCCGCGCCACGCCGCTGCTACTGGTGGCTATCGGCATCTGCATCGCCTACCGCGGCGGAATGATCAATATCGGCGCGGAGGGGCAGCTGTTCATCGGGGCGATCAGCGCCACCGCTTTTTCGCTGGCGCTGGCCGGACAGTTGCCGGGCGGGTTGCTGGCTATCCTCACCTTGATCGTGGGCGCGACGGCGGGAGCGACCTGGGGCGCGGTGCCGGGCATCCTCAAAGCCCGCTTTGACGTCAACGAGATTCTCAGCACCGTGATGATGAACGAGATCGCCATCCAGCTCCTGATCTACCTGCTCAGCGGCCCGATGATCGATCCGGAACAGGTCAAGCTGGGCACACGGGTGCCGCAATCCTCCGCCCTGCCGGAAGACGTCTGGCTGGGACGGCTGGCCCCGCCCTCCCAGATTCACATCGGCCTGTTTGTGGCGCTGGCGATGGCGGCGATCGTCTACGCCCTGCTGTGGCGGACGACGATCGGCTATCGCATCCGCGCCGTTGGCGAGAACCGCGACGCCGCCCGCTACGCTGGCATCTCGGTGCCGCGCTATATGGCCCTGTCGCTGATCCTTAGCGGGGCGCTGGCCGGGCTGGCTGGCGCGGTGGAGGTCACCGGTGTGACCCACCGGATGGTGGAAGGCTTCGCCGTCGGTTACGGCTTCTCCGGGATTGTGGTGGCGCTCTTCGGACGGCTACATCCGATCGGGGCAGTGCCATCGGCTATTCTATTCGGGGCGCTGCTGGTCGGCGCGGACCGGATGCAGCGCACGGTGCAGGTGCCCTCGGCAACGATCGTCGCTCTGCAGGGGCTGGTGGTGGTCTTCGTGGTCAGCAGCGAAATCTGGGTGCGCCGCCGGTCGGCTCGCCGTCAGGTCAGCGCGGCAGAAGTGACCCCCGTCGCCCGGCAGGAGGCTTCCGCATGA
- a CDS encoding rhodanese-like domain-containing protein, whose translation MRTIRWFFPALLVLIAVAAGCGSAAPQSADLPRLISPQDAAARLAADEHTVLLDVRTPEEWANDGRSPDAILIPLQELEVRVNELNKNDTIIVICRSGNRSQPAAEFLRQQGFSRVTEVEGGMRAWASQGLPIECDVATCALAP comes from the coding sequence ATGCGCACCATTCGCTGGTTCTTCCCGGCGTTGCTTGTGCTGATCGCTGTCGCTGCCGGTTGCGGTTCCGCTGCCCCGCAGAGTGCCGATCTGCCCCGCCTGATCAGCCCGCAGGACGCTGCGGCGCGGCTGGCCGCGGATGAGCATACCGTTCTGCTGGATGTGCGCACGCCGGAAGAGTGGGCCAACGATGGCCGTTCCCCGGACGCGATCCTGATCCCCCTGCAGGAGCTGGAAGTGCGGGTGAACGAGCTGAATAAAAACGACACGATCATTGTCATCTGCCGCAGTGGCAACCGCAGCCAGCCCGCCGCCGAATTCCTGCGCCAGCAGGGCTTCAGCCGTGTGACTGAGGTTGAGGGCGGGATGCGTGCCTGGGCCAGCCAGGGGCTGCCCATCGAGTGCGACGTGGCCACCTGCGCCCTGGCCCCGTAA
- a CDS encoding NAD-dependent epimerase/dehydratase family protein, with amino-acid sequence MNILILGGTRFIGVPVVWQLQAAGHRVAVFTRGRSAAPLPDGVLRLTGDIAALDEARDAFAAFAPDVILHNVILTAEHAATLMRVGKGLARRVVMLSSLDVYRAYGRLHGSEPGPIELLPLTEDSPLREQRYPYRATAPAPDHPFYNYDKIPAEQIVLGDPDLPGTVLRLPMVIGPRDYQRRLLPFLRPMLDGRPAIVMAASYAAWRSTYGYVDNVAAAIALACTDERAAGRVYNVADASPTIHELAGLVAEAVGWTGRLVIRPDETLPPALRPEANLSQHLVASAARITAELGYRPAVPLVEAVRRTVAWERDNPPDSLPEGLLHYEAEDEVLRGL; translated from the coding sequence ATGAACATCCTGATTCTGGGCGGGACGCGCTTCATCGGCGTGCCCGTAGTGTGGCAGCTTCAGGCGGCGGGGCACCGCGTGGCCGTCTTCACGCGGGGGCGTAGCGCCGCCCCGCTGCCAGACGGCGTGCTGCGCCTGACTGGCGACATCGCCGCGCTGGACGAGGCGCGGGACGCTTTTGCCGCCTTTGCGCCGGATGTCATCCTGCACAATGTGATCCTCACCGCGGAGCACGCCGCCACCTTGATGCGCGTCGGCAAGGGGCTGGCGCGGCGCGTGGTCATGCTCAGCAGCCTGGATGTCTACCGCGCCTATGGCCGCCTGCACGGCTCGGAACCAGGGCCGATCGAGCTGCTGCCGCTGACCGAGGACTCGCCGCTGCGAGAGCAGCGATACCCTTACCGGGCGACGGCCCCCGCGCCGGATCACCCCTTTTACAACTACGACAAAATCCCTGCCGAGCAGATCGTGCTTGGCGATCCTGATCTGCCGGGCACCGTTCTGCGCCTGCCGATGGTGATCGGCCCACGCGACTATCAGCGCCGCCTGCTGCCCTTCCTGAGGCCGATGCTGGATGGGCGGCCAGCCATTGTTATGGCTGCCAGCTATGCCGCCTGGCGCTCTACCTATGGCTATGTGGACAATGTAGCGGCAGCAATCGCCCTGGCCTGCACCGATGAGCGCGCCGCCGGGCGCGTCTACAACGTCGCCGACGCCAGCCCAACCATCCATGAACTGGCCGGTCTGGTGGCGGAGGCGGTCGGCTGGACGGGCCGCCTGGTCATCCGCCCGGATGAAACGCTTCCCCCGGCGCTGCGCCCGGAAGCCAACCTCAGCCAGCATCTGGTGGCCTCGGCGGCCCGCATCACCGCCGAACTGGGCTACCGCCCCGCTGTGCCGCTGGTGGAAGCCGTCCGGCGGACGGTGGCCTGGGAGCGCGACAACCCGCCCGACTCCCTGCCGGAGGGCCTGCTCCACTACGAGGCCGAGGACGAGGTCTTACGTGGCCTGTAG
- a CDS encoding GNAT family N-acetyltransferase gives MTDTITVRILTAADYDAIRALWEAAGLHIRPVGRDSREAFAAQLASGCQVAIGLEVGPENGQKRLVGVALATTDSRRGWINRLAVHPDYRRHGLGLRLIRECERVLHDERGLHVLAAHVEAWNEASIALFEKAGYSRFEGVIYFTKRDREDV, from the coding sequence ATGACCGATACCATCACCGTCCGTATCCTGACCGCTGCCGACTATGACGCCATACGCGCCCTGTGGGAAGCCGCCGGGCTGCACATCCGCCCGGTAGGCCGCGATTCGCGGGAGGCATTTGCCGCTCAACTCGCCTCCGGTTGCCAGGTGGCGATCGGCCTGGAGGTAGGGCCAGAGAACGGGCAGAAACGGCTGGTGGGCGTGGCGCTGGCTACCACCGACAGCCGCCGCGGCTGGATCAACCGACTGGCTGTCCATCCTGACTACCGGCGGCACGGGCTGGGCCTGCGCCTGATCCGGGAATGCGAGCGCGTGTTGCACGATGAGCGCGGCCTGCACGTCCTGGCCGCCCATGTCGAGGCCTGGAACGAGGCCAGCATCGCCCTCTTTGAGAAAGCCGGCTACAGCCGTTTTGAGGGTGTGATCTACTTCACCAAGCGCGATCGCGAGGACGTGTAG
- a CDS encoding NAD(P)H-dependent oxidoreductase subunit E has product MLKEKYPDRIEAIFAKYPDRRSAVMPLLYLAQEEYGYITDGALVEIGELIGVDPTQVRSIAGFYTMFREEPKGKYWLQVCTDLPCALRGAEEFYQKLLAELGVEDGGTTADGLFTVERVMCLAACDKAPVLQCNFHYYENLDMAVIRELIAGWRAAAAAEASASAGQPSGDGDAG; this is encoded by the coding sequence ATGCTCAAAGAGAAATATCCCGATCGCATCGAGGCGATCTTTGCCAAGTACCCCGACCGCCGTTCGGCGGTGATGCCCCTGCTTTACCTGGCGCAGGAAGAATACGGCTACATCACCGACGGGGCGCTGGTGGAGATCGGCGAGTTGATCGGCGTGGACCCCACCCAGGTGCGCTCCATCGCCGGTTTCTACACCATGTTCCGCGAGGAGCCGAAGGGCAAGTACTGGCTCCAGGTCTGCACCGATCTGCCCTGCGCCCTGCGCGGCGCGGAGGAGTTCTACCAGAAGCTGCTGGCCGAGCTGGGCGTGGAAGACGGCGGTACAACCGCTGACGGCCTGTTCACGGTCGAACGGGTGATGTGCCTGGCTGCCTGTGACAAAGCGCCGGTGCTACAGTGCAACTTCCATTATTATGAGAACCTGGACATGGCCGTAATCCGGGAATTGATCGCGGGCTGGCGCGCTGCGGCGGCAGCGGAAGCGTCAGCCAGCGCCGGGCAGCCGTCCGGCGACGGCGACGCCGGGTAA